In Dehalococcoidia bacterium, one genomic interval encodes:
- a CDS encoding LLM class flavin-dependent oxidoreductase, translating into MRFAAFTTVAGSAGEATSAAEHIDNLRQQTILAEELGFEAMWLGEHHFGPYGVGDIPNPILLGADLAARTSRIRIGQMANIAPWWHPIRLAEDLAILDNMTGGRVEVGFGRGIWPYEGPQFHPNADPRRDAENRELFQEIIEIVREIWANEYFSYSGTNFSFPAEGTVFSHPSYPSNPDWQDGDVVRKLRVTPRPYQKPHPPLWMTVSTDRSVSSAAELGLKACYWQPPPLRIRQRMELYARIRTEREGRPFALGEDQAVMRSTYVASSMEEARRDAEQGIMSAFIFNDPFRGRQVFTNPDEVLDDDVKLDWDFLEPRTLLVGSPENVVERIQELQEVCNLEYLLVEFTHMGIPLNKTLKNLETFATKVMPKFTGDD; encoded by the coding sequence ATGAGGTTCGCAGCTTTCACGACCGTGGCGGGATCTGCGGGGGAGGCAACGAGCGCCGCGGAACACATCGATAACCTCAGGCAGCAGACCATCCTGGCCGAGGAGCTCGGATTCGAGGCCATGTGGCTCGGGGAACACCACTTCGGGCCGTATGGCGTCGGCGACATTCCCAATCCGATCCTGCTCGGAGCCGACCTTGCAGCCCGAACGTCCAGGATACGCATCGGGCAGATGGCCAACATCGCACCGTGGTGGCATCCGATCCGGCTTGCCGAGGACCTCGCGATCTTGGACAACATGACTGGGGGACGAGTTGAGGTCGGCTTCGGAAGAGGCATCTGGCCGTATGAGGGCCCGCAGTTTCATCCCAACGCCGACCCACGCAGGGACGCCGAGAACAGGGAGCTGTTCCAGGAGATAATCGAGATCGTCAGGGAGATATGGGCCAACGAGTACTTCTCGTACAGCGGGACTAACTTCAGCTTCCCTGCCGAGGGCACCGTGTTCTCACATCCGAGTTATCCGTCCAATCCTGACTGGCAGGATGGCGATGTGGTAAGGAAGCTCCGGGTGACTCCGAGGCCATACCAGAAGCCGCACCCTCCGCTGTGGATGACCGTCTCCACGGACCGATCTGTTTCGTCCGCTGCCGAGCTTGGCCTGAAGGCGTGCTACTGGCAGCCTCCCCCTCTCAGGATCAGGCAGCGAATGGAACTCTACGCCCGTATCAGGACGGAGCGCGAGGGCAGGCCGTTCGCCCTGGGAGAAGACCAGGCAGTCATGCGCTCCACGTATGTCGCCTCATCGATGGAGGAGGCGCGGCGTGATGCTGAACAGGGAATCATGTCCGCGTTCATCTTCAACGATCCTTTCAGGGGCCGGCAGGTGTTCACAAACCCTGACGAGGTACTGGACGACGACGTGAAGCTGGACTGGGACTTCCTGGAGCCTCGCACTCTGCTAGTAGGCTCCCCCGAGAACGTGGTGGAGAGAATCCAGGAGCTTCAGGAGGTGTGCAACCTCGAGTACCTGCTGGTCGAGTTCACGCACATGGGCATCCCGCTGAACAAGACGCTGAAGAACCTGGAGACATTTGCCACGAAGGTGATGCCGAAGTTCACGGGCGACGACTGA
- a CDS encoding sulfurtransferase, giving the protein MSDQGYARPELLATTEWLAEHIDDPNVRVVDCDPFDPYLRAHIKNAVGIRVHHYIKHPDYPSAPKEYPLVAEPDVMKELMESMGIGDDTLVVAYDNSGSLNSARFWWVLNYYGHTNVKVLNGGWKKWFDEGHPTSVDRPPDVGEVTFTPKTDDSLVCTLDYGVGQVGNDDTVFWDVRSDGEWDGSNDRGNARAGRIPGAIHLEWLNLLTDDRHRMFKPASELRSMLDAIGVTPDKNVVTY; this is encoded by the coding sequence ATGAGTGACCAGGGCTACGCCAGACCAGAGTTGCTGGCGACCACGGAGTGGCTTGCTGAGCATATAGACGACCCCAACGTCCGCGTGGTGGACTGCGATCCGTTCGACCCGTACCTGCGGGCGCACATCAAGAACGCTGTCGGCATCCGCGTGCACCACTACATCAAGCACCCGGACTATCCGTCGGCGCCGAAAGAGTACCCTCTGGTCGCCGAGCCGGACGTGATGAAGGAACTGATGGAGAGCATGGGCATCGGCGACGACACTCTCGTCGTCGCGTACGACAACTCAGGCAGCCTGAACTCGGCGCGCTTCTGGTGGGTGCTCAACTACTATGGGCACACCAACGTGAAGGTGCTCAACGGCGGCTGGAAGAAGTGGTTCGACGAAGGTCACCCAACCTCGGTAGACCGGCCTCCGGACGTCGGAGAGGTCACGTTCACCCCGAAGACCGACGACTCGCTGGTCTGCACGCTCGACTACGGCGTCGGGCAGGTCGGCAACGACGACACGGTGTTCTGGGACGTGAGATCCGACGGTGAGTGGGACGGCTCAAACGACAGGGGCAACGCACGAGCAGGTCGGATACCGGGCGCCATTCACCTGGAGTGGCTGAACCTTCTCACCGACGACCGCCACCGCATGTTCAAGCCCGCGTCCGAGCTGAGATCCATGCTCGATGCGATAGGAGTCACGCCCGACAAGAACGTCGTCACCTATTGA
- a CDS encoding MFS transporter: MTGSRDDQAPESGRRIIVPGVAVGHSMFHWILQSFVVALPEIQQAFGLSSVGVGGILSAREFASGLVALPGGVLVDIFRKYWGPLLALCLVACSVGCFIIGVSPVYPLLLIGMATVAISHSIWHLLAAASLSHHFPQRRGTVLSFHGVGGSVGDVAGPLVTGALLAFLTWRDILSVYAVVPLFMGAMAIWALRNIGNMEEGEAVAGSQRIEATRLLLRSPVLWGLTVVRGFRGMALVALLTILSLYLDNDLQMSTTFRGFHIGLLIAVGLIAKPVAGMLSDRFGRKQVLAPGLAWSCLIALALLAFDTGVMLTVTIGLLGLFLYPDQPILTAAVFDELGDEVASTGLGIVTFAAFLMAMFSPLIAGGLYETFGFQAVVYYIAALFAGAAVVVSVLPLRKTTSP, encoded by the coding sequence ATGACAGGTTCACGCGACGACCAGGCCCCGGAGTCTGGCAGGCGGATCATAGTTCCGGGCGTGGCTGTGGGCCACTCCATGTTTCACTGGATCCTGCAAAGCTTTGTGGTCGCCCTGCCGGAGATTCAGCAGGCGTTTGGTCTCAGCAGCGTGGGCGTGGGCGGAATCCTGTCCGCCCGAGAGTTCGCCTCAGGACTGGTCGCGCTTCCCGGCGGCGTGCTGGTCGACATCTTTCGCAAGTACTGGGGTCCACTGCTGGCGCTCTGCCTTGTCGCCTGCTCAGTCGGGTGCTTCATCATAGGCGTTTCCCCTGTGTACCCGCTGCTGCTGATCGGAATGGCAACCGTCGCGATTTCGCACTCGATCTGGCACCTGCTCGCGGCGGCATCCCTGTCGCACCATTTTCCTCAGCGGCGCGGGACGGTGCTGTCCTTCCACGGAGTTGGTGGCAGCGTGGGCGACGTTGCAGGCCCGCTGGTCACTGGAGCGCTGCTGGCGTTCCTCACGTGGCGAGATATTCTCAGCGTGTACGCGGTGGTGCCGCTCTTCATGGGCGCGATGGCCATCTGGGCGCTCCGAAACATCGGCAACATGGAGGAGGGCGAAGCCGTTGCGGGCTCGCAGCGAATCGAGGCCACAAGACTCCTCCTGAGGAGTCCTGTCCTATGGGGGCTCACCGTGGTGAGAGGCTTCAGAGGGATGGCGCTGGTCGCACTGCTGACGATACTCTCGCTGTACCTCGACAACGATCTCCAGATGAGCACCACGTTCAGGGGCTTCCACATAGGGCTGCTCATCGCCGTCGGGCTGATAGCCAAGCCGGTCGCGGGCATGCTTTCAGACCGCTTTGGCCGCAAGCAGGTACTCGCGCCGGGCCTCGCGTGGTCGTGCCTTATCGCGCTCGCGCTCCTGGCATTCGACACCGGCGTCATGCTCACCGTCACGATAGGGCTGCTGGGGCTGTTCCTCTACCCGGACCAGCCAATCCTGACCGCAGCGGTGTTCGACGAACTCGGTGACGAAGTGGCGTCCACCGGCCTGGGGATTGTGACCTTCGCCGCATTCCTGATGGCGATGTTTTCTCCGCTAATTGCCGGGGGATTGTACGAGACGTTCGGCTTTCAGGCGGTCGTCTACTATATCGCCGCACTCTTCGCCGGGGCTGCGGTGGTTGTCTCGGTGCTTCCGTTGAGGAAGACTACATCGCCGTGA
- a CDS encoding glycosyl hydrolase, giving the protein MTTQPAGNAIDPKMLNALEWRCIGPPRGGRVVAVAGDPVDQGTFYFGACAGGVWKTYDGGTYWENVSDGFFNTASVGAIAVSDSDPSVVYAGMGEACIRLDVCHGDGVYRSNDGGRSWEHLGLEDTRHIARVRIHPTNPDIVYVGALGHAFGPNLQRGVFKSTDGGKNWKHVLFKSENAGAADLTIDPNNPRVLFASIWQVRRNFWNLTSGGPDSGLWRSMDGGETWEDVSSNKGLPEGPYGRIGVSISPSKPGRVYATVEAGEPGVFRSDDYGDTWELVSDNRDLQGRPWYYQHIFADPQDADTAWVLNYSAYKSIDAGKTWEEVNTPHGDNHDLWIDPRNPQRMIEGNDGGACVSYNGGETFSTIYNQLTAQFYHVTTDTQFPYRVYGTQQDNSAISVPSRTHKGGIPWGDCYTVGSSESGYIVVDPNDPNIVISGAIGSSPGGGGNMLRYDHSTGQVRIITVWPEMNTGYGPIDAKYRFQWTYPIQFSPHDPGVLYAAGNVVFRSTDQGSSWEPISPDLTRNDPDKLQPSGGDITGDASGAETYCTVFSFVESPHEKGVFWAGSDDGLVHISRDSGQTWDNVTPPELVEWTRIDMIEVSPHDPAMAYMSGTRYKFDDNRPFLFKTSDYGQTWSSITSNLPDDDFTRCIREDTERQGMLYAGTETNAYISYDDGGTWHSMRGNLPVVPVYDLNARNGDLVAATHGRSFWILDDLEHLRQVSGEFADEDAHLLTPPTKIRMAAPFRGRGGSRAKNYQLALGAAVAFIDNKDELGRIDRQFLDAGNNPPAGVRVWYWLNEAPEDEVTLTFLDADGEEIRSYTSAEKKSDDDDDGPDMPRVPAEAGMNRFDWGMRYPGASTVPGDKTTEGVGRGPMAPPGSYQVRLTVGEQSQNVSFNLVKDPRVDATQEDFDAQFELAINLRDKISETHDNINRLRSARSQVEEWAKRARGTAAEHAVSDGAESVTSKLNEIETALIQTGYKGARDRLHMPVRWNAKLAGLMPVVTSGDYRPPKQAYDVFAEFSEVLDGYGASLQQVLDEDLDEFQNLLAELEVPLIAPTSET; this is encoded by the coding sequence ATGACCACTCAACCTGCCGGCAACGCCATTGATCCCAAGATGCTGAACGCCCTGGAGTGGCGATGCATCGGCCCGCCGCGCGGCGGACGTGTCGTTGCCGTTGCAGGCGATCCCGTTGACCAGGGAACGTTCTACTTCGGCGCATGTGCGGGTGGGGTATGGAAGACCTACGATGGCGGCACCTATTGGGAGAACGTCTCCGACGGCTTCTTCAACACGGCGTCGGTTGGCGCGATCGCTGTTTCGGACTCCGACCCTTCGGTCGTGTACGCAGGCATGGGCGAGGCGTGCATACGACTCGACGTCTGCCACGGCGACGGCGTGTACAGGTCTAACGACGGCGGACGCTCATGGGAGCATCTCGGACTCGAGGACACCCGCCACATCGCGCGGGTCAGGATTCATCCGACCAACCCCGACATCGTATACGTCGGCGCGCTCGGCCACGCCTTCGGGCCGAACCTGCAACGCGGCGTATTCAAGTCAACAGACGGCGGCAAGAACTGGAAGCACGTGCTGTTCAAGAGCGAGAACGCGGGCGCGGCTGACCTCACGATAGACCCGAACAACCCACGAGTGCTGTTCGCCTCCATCTGGCAGGTCCGTCGAAACTTCTGGAACCTCACCAGCGGCGGCCCGGACAGCGGGCTGTGGCGCTCGATGGATGGCGGCGAGACGTGGGAGGACGTGTCGAGCAACAAGGGACTTCCCGAGGGGCCTTATGGACGCATCGGCGTCTCGATCAGCCCGTCGAAGCCAGGTCGCGTCTACGCGACAGTCGAGGCCGGCGAACCCGGTGTGTTCAGGTCCGACGACTACGGCGACACCTGGGAGCTCGTATCCGACAACCGCGATCTCCAGGGCAGGCCCTGGTACTATCAGCACATCTTCGCCGACCCGCAGGACGCTGACACTGCCTGGGTGCTCAACTACTCGGCGTACAAGTCGATAGACGCCGGCAAGACGTGGGAGGAGGTCAACACTCCCCACGGCGACAACCATGACCTCTGGATAGACCCCCGCAATCCACAGCGCATGATCGAGGGCAACGACGGCGGAGCGTGCGTCAGCTACAACGGCGGCGAGACGTTCTCGACCATCTACAACCAGCTCACCGCGCAGTTCTACCACGTCACGACCGATACGCAGTTCCCTTATCGGGTGTATGGCACCCAGCAGGACAACAGCGCGATAAGCGTGCCCTCCCGCACTCACAAGGGCGGCATCCCGTGGGGAGACTGCTACACGGTCGGCAGCTCCGAGAGCGGCTACATCGTGGTCGATCCCAATGATCCGAATATCGTCATCTCCGGCGCGATTGGTTCATCTCCCGGCGGCGGCGGCAACATGCTGCGCTACGACCACTCGACTGGACAGGTGCGCATCATCACTGTCTGGCCTGAAATGAACACGGGCTACGGTCCCATCGACGCTAAGTATCGATTCCAGTGGACGTACCCGATCCAGTTCTCTCCTCACGACCCTGGTGTGCTGTACGCAGCGGGCAACGTGGTGTTCAGGTCCACCGATCAGGGAAGCAGCTGGGAGCCGATCAGCCCTGACCTCACGCGTAACGACCCGGACAAGCTCCAGCCCTCGGGCGGCGACATAACCGGCGATGCCTCTGGCGCAGAGACCTACTGCACCGTGTTCTCGTTCGTCGAGTCGCCCCACGAGAAGGGCGTCTTCTGGGCTGGCTCGGACGATGGACTCGTCCATATATCCAGGGACAGCGGACAGACGTGGGACAACGTCACACCTCCCGAACTCGTAGAGTGGACGCGCATCGACATGATCGAGGTATCGCCTCACGATCCAGCGATGGCGTACATGTCCGGCACGCGTTACAAGTTCGACGACAACCGGCCATTCCTGTTCAAGACTTCCGACTACGGACAGACGTGGTCGTCCATCACGAGCAACCTGCCAGATGACGACTTCACCCGCTGCATCCGCGAGGACACCGAGCGCCAGGGGATGCTCTACGCCGGCACTGAGACCAACGCGTACATCTCCTACGACGACGGCGGCACATGGCACTCGATGCGCGGCAACCTGCCCGTGGTGCCCGTGTATGACCTAAACGCCAGGAACGGCGACCTCGTGGCCGCCACGCACGGTCGTAGCTTCTGGATCCTGGACGACCTTGAACATCTCAGACAGGTATCCGGCGAGTTCGCAGACGAGGACGCCCACCTGCTCACGCCTCCGACCAAGATTCGCATGGCTGCTCCGTTCAGGGGCCGCGGCGGAAGTCGTGCCAAGAACTATCAGCTAGCGCTCGGCGCGGCGGTCGCCTTCATCGATAACAAGGACGAACTGGGTAGGATCGACCGCCAATTCCTCGACGCCGGCAACAACCCGCCCGCGGGTGTACGTGTCTGGTACTGGCTTAACGAGGCTCCTGAAGACGAGGTCACGCTGACTTTCCTCGACGCCGACGGCGAGGAGATCAGGAGCTACACGAGTGCAGAGAAGAAGTCCGACGATGACGACGATGGCCCGGACATGCCTCGCGTGCCTGCTGAGGCTGGCATGAACCGATTCGACTGGGGTATGCGCTACCCCGGCGCAAGCACCGTGCCGGGCGACAAGACCACCGAGGGTGTGGGCCGTGGGCCTATGGCTCCTCCCGGTTCGTACCAGGTACGTCTCACCGTCGGCGAGCAGTCGCAGAACGTGAGCTTCAATCTGGTGAAGGACCCTCGCGTGGATGCCACGCAGGAGGACTTTGACGCCCAGTTCGAGCTTGCGATCAATCTGCGCGACAAGATCTCCGAGACGCACGACAACATCAACAGGCTGCGCAGCGCGCGCTCCCAGGTCGAGGAGTGGGCCAAGCGCGCCAGGGGCACCGCCGCAGAGCATGCAGTCTCTGACGGTGCAGAGTCGGTGACCTCCAAGTTGAACGAGATAGAGACTGCGCTGATCCAGACCGGATACAAGGGGGCGCGAGACAGGCTCCACATGCCGGTTCGCTGGAACGCCAAGCTCGCCGGACTGATGCCAGTCGTCACCTCGGGGGACTACCGGCCTCCTAAGCAGGCATACGATGTCTTCGCCGAGTTCTCAGAGGTACTCGACGGCTACGGTGCATCGCTCCAACAAGTCCTCGACGAGGACCTGGACGAGTTCCAGAACCTCCTCGCCGAGCTGGAGGTGCCGCTAATCGCCCCGACTTCTGAGACGTAA
- a CDS encoding aryl-sulfate sulfotransferase produces the protein MGWSIHHPVGLIHHSPMFSYKGYTLVFSNAGKFVALLDMDGRVCHRWEYHEGLTYAVLLPNGNLLGRTPPPPDFEPTRGLGGSGGSIVELDWDGVKVWEYRDPYMHHDYERSLTGSTYYLLWEEMPADLSTRVRGGYRTPEDPVFMLGDAVREVNMDGEAVNEWRVWENLSIESQVICPLEGRREWTHANSIHVTRSGDFLLSFRSTSSVVRVSRETGEITWEWGAGEVSHQHHATELESGNILIFDNGSHSRNRAASRVIEVNPDTNEIEWTYEGNPAVSFFSSYISGADRLPNGNTLICEGAHGRLFEVTHHGEIVWEFINPFFAPDRSGRNLSNAIFRAHRYAPEFSGFTGRDLDPARYANLNRVLGVR, from the coding sequence ATGGGCTGGTCAATTCACCATCCGGTGGGCCTGATCCACCACTCGCCGATGTTCTCGTACAAGGGCTACACGCTCGTGTTCTCAAACGCGGGCAAGTTCGTCGCGCTGCTCGACATGGACGGTCGAGTGTGCCACAGGTGGGAGTACCACGAGGGCCTGACCTACGCGGTGCTGCTTCCGAACGGCAACCTGCTGGGGCGTACTCCCCCGCCGCCGGATTTCGAGCCGACACGCGGGCTCGGCGGCTCTGGCGGCTCGATTGTCGAGCTCGACTGGGACGGCGTGAAGGTCTGGGAATACCGCGATCCCTACATGCACCACGACTACGAGAGGTCGCTCACCGGCAGCACGTACTACCTGCTGTGGGAGGAGATGCCCGCCGATCTGTCCACGCGAGTCCGGGGCGGATACAGGACGCCTGAAGACCCTGTATTCATGCTGGGCGACGCGGTCCGCGAGGTCAACATGGACGGTGAGGCCGTCAACGAGTGGCGCGTGTGGGAGAACCTGTCGATCGAGAGCCAGGTGATCTGTCCGCTGGAAGGCAGGCGCGAGTGGACCCACGCCAACTCGATCCACGTGACCAGGTCTGGCGACTTCCTGCTTAGCTTCAGAAGCACAAGCAGCGTCGTTCGGGTGTCGCGAGAGACGGGTGAGATCACCTGGGAGTGGGGCGCAGGCGAGGTTAGCCACCAGCACCACGCCACCGAGTTGGAGTCCGGCAACATCCTGATCTTCGACAACGGCTCGCACTCCAGGAACAGGGCGGCGTCGCGCGTGATCGAGGTCAACCCTGACACGAACGAGATCGAGTGGACCTACGAGGGCAACCCGGCCGTATCATTCTTCAGCTCGTACATCAGCGGCGCCGACAGGCTCCCAAACGGCAACACGCTCATTTGCGAGGGTGCCCACGGTCGGCTGTTCGAGGTCACGCACCACGGCGAGATCGTGTGGGAGTTCATCAACCCGTTCTTCGCACCCGACAGAAGCGGCCGCAACCTGAGCAACGCGATCTTCAGGGCACACCGCTACGCCCCCGAGTTCTCCGGCTTCACCGGCCGCGACCTCGACCCCGCCCGCTACGCCAACCTCAACCGGGTACTGGGAGTGAGGTAG
- a CDS encoding DEAD/DEAH box helicase has product MLTAPSPTRRRRSSIRQRHDIVCADCRKSDTVPFRPAPDRPVYCRDCFKNQRDDITPAERKTESASSAASHVFPQISMSDATRSAIAAMDISEPTSIQARTIPQLLEGRDLIGQARTGSGKTLAFSIPMVEQCDRSYRKIQGLVLVPTRELAIQVAGVMEALASPHRLRVTLLYGGRSLKPEYSALGRGPHIVVGTPGRTLDHLKQGTLNLNSVRMLVLDEADEMLDRGFAHDVEAILRGTPSERQTALFSATMPEWVAKTAKKHLSSPVTVEVDANLKAAPTVNHLVYSIRRENKMDALRTLLDEHDDGPVIVFGRTKRGVKKLARQLETSGYSVGALQGNMSQNARERVMKDFRSGDTSVLVATNVAARGLDIEGIGRVINFDLPDSELLFAHRIGRTGRMGRTGEAITFVTADEEKKWDEIERGLNRPLDLKPWNSFRRKGRERQASFGRR; this is encoded by the coding sequence ATGCTCACTGCACCTTCACCTACTCGCCGTCGACGCTCCAGTATCAGGCAGCGTCACGACATCGTCTGCGCAGACTGCCGCAAGTCTGACACCGTTCCGTTCCGTCCCGCTCCCGACCGTCCTGTGTACTGCCGCGACTGCTTCAAGAACCAGCGGGACGACATCACACCCGCAGAGCGAAAGACCGAATCCGCTTCCAGCGCTGCGAGCCACGTGTTCCCGCAGATCTCGATGAGCGACGCCACCAGGTCGGCGATTGCCGCCATGGATATATCTGAACCTACCTCGATTCAGGCCAGGACCATCCCGCAGCTTCTTGAGGGACGCGACCTGATCGGTCAGGCGCGCACCGGCTCGGGCAAAACGCTGGCCTTCTCCATACCGATGGTGGAGCAGTGCGATCGTTCATACCGGAAGATCCAGGGCCTCGTGCTAGTGCCCACCAGGGAGCTGGCAATCCAGGTCGCGGGTGTAATGGAAGCGCTGGCTTCTCCGCACCGGCTGCGGGTAACGCTGCTGTACGGCGGGAGGTCTCTCAAGCCTGAGTACTCGGCCCTGGGGAGAGGCCCGCACATCGTGGTTGGCACTCCCGGGCGTACCCTTGACCACCTGAAGCAGGGGACTCTCAACCTGAATTCCGTGAGGATGCTCGTCCTGGACGAGGCCGATGAGATGCTCGACAGGGGCTTCGCACACGACGTCGAGGCCATCCTGAGGGGCACACCCTCCGAGCGTCAGACAGCGCTCTTCTCGGCAACCATGCCAGAGTGGGTGGCAAAGACTGCCAAGAAGCACCTAAGCAGCCCCGTCACAGTGGAGGTGGACGCCAATCTAAAGGCGGCGCCGACCGTGAATCACCTGGTCTACTCGATCCGGCGAGAGAACAAGATGGACGCCCTCAGGACACTGCTCGACGAACATGACGATGGTCCCGTTATCGTGTTTGGCCGCACAAAGCGCGGCGTCAAGAAGCTTGCGAGACAGCTTGAAACGTCCGGCTACAGCGTGGGCGCCCTCCAGGGGAACATGAGCCAGAACGCGCGTGAACGGGTGATGAAAGATTTCCGATCAGGTGATACTTCCGTGCTGGTGGCGACAAATGTCGCAGCCCGCGGCCTCGACATCGAGGGCATCGGACGCGTCATCAACTTCGACTTGCCTGACTCGGAGCTGCTCTTCGCGCACAGGATAGGTCGTACGGGCCGCATGGGGCGCACCGGCGAGGCGATAACATTCGTCACCGCCGACGAGGAAAAGAAGTGGGACGAGATCGAGCGCGGGCTTAACAGACCACTCGACCTCAAGCCCTGGAACTCATTCCGGCGGAAAGGCAGGGAGCGCCAGGCTTCCTTCGGCCGCCGCTAG
- a CDS encoding RidA family protein yields MKITRNNHEDIYPAGPTYVRAIRAGDTLYVSGCTARNSDAEGGPMVEQLRVTLDRIVRIVEAEGGTAANIVSMTTYTTDMTQMWPIEGAQLEVWEHYFKGNWPTNAYVEITALADPGLDVELTAIAALGGD; encoded by the coding sequence GTGAAGATCACGAGGAACAACCACGAGGACATCTACCCGGCAGGCCCGACCTATGTACGCGCCATTCGAGCGGGCGACACGCTGTACGTCTCCGGCTGCACGGCGAGGAACTCAGATGCCGAGGGCGGCCCGATGGTGGAGCAACTGCGGGTGACGCTCGACCGCATCGTGCGAATCGTCGAAGCTGAGGGCGGGACTGCCGCCAACATCGTGTCCATGACGACCTACACGACCGACATGACGCAGATGTGGCCCATCGAAGGCGCTCAGCTTGAGGTCTGGGAGCACTACTTCAAGGGCAACTGGCCCACCAACGCCTACGTGGAGATAACAGCCCTTGCGGATCCCGGACTGGACGTCGAGCTCACGGCCATTGCCGCACTGGGTGGAGACTAG
- a CDS encoding DinB family protein — MTPQERLQRIESYGSAHDLLLETLKEFPKEMRQLRDEHGCWSIHEHVVHITDSEANSYIRCRRLIAEQGESLMAYDENVWASELDYHEQSVEDSLALFKWLRQKSYTLIKTLPESTWANSSFHPENGETTLDDWLDTYERHVPEHLEFMRDNLKAWKADALS, encoded by the coding sequence ATGACACCACAGGAGCGCCTTCAGAGAATAGAGTCCTACGGCAGCGCGCACGACCTGCTCTTGGAGACGCTGAAGGAGTTTCCGAAGGAGATGAGGCAGCTCAGGGACGAGCACGGCTGCTGGAGCATCCACGAGCACGTCGTCCACATCACCGACTCCGAGGCCAACAGCTACATCCGCTGCCGCAGGCTCATCGCCGAGCAGGGCGAGTCGCTAATGGCCTACGACGAGAACGTGTGGGCATCAGAACTGGACTATCATGAGCAGAGCGTCGAGGACTCACTCGCGCTGTTCAAGTGGCTGCGGCAGAAGAGCTACACGCTGATCAAGACGCTGCCCGAGTCCACCTGGGCGAACTCGTCGTTCCATCCCGAAAACGGCGAGACCACCCTCGACGACTGGCTCGACACCTACGAGAGACACGTCCCCGAGCACCTCGAGTTCATGAGGGACAACCTCAAGGCGTGGAAGGCCGACGCTCTCAGCTAG
- a CDS encoding type II toxin-antitoxin system VapC family toxin, giving the protein MILLDTHAWVWWTVDPDRLSETQRQGITESEDDLIGVSAISCWEVAKLCEYGRLDLPVGLSEWFRLALGYPGVSLLPLTPEVAIESTNLPGRFHRDPSDQIIVATARIHECPLVTSDDKIAGYAHVQTI; this is encoded by the coding sequence ATGATCCTTCTCGACACTCATGCATGGGTGTGGTGGACAGTCGACCCCGATCGGTTGAGCGAGACCCAGCGCCAGGGGATCACGGAGAGCGAGGACGACCTAATAGGCGTCAGCGCCATATCCTGTTGGGAGGTCGCCAAGCTCTGCGAATACGGACGCCTGGACCTGCCTGTCGGACTGTCCGAGTGGTTCCGGTTGGCACTGGGATATCCTGGTGTGTCGTTACTGCCACTAACTCCTGAAGTCGCGATCGAGTCAACCAACTTGCCCGGCCGGTTTCACCGTGACCCCTCAGATCAGATCATCGTCGCCACAGCAAGAATACATGAGTGTCCACTGGTGACTTCCGACGACAAGATTGCCGGTTACGCTCACGTTCAGACGATTTAG